The genomic segment CTTTTTAAGataactcaactactcaaaacaaccACCCCTAACTCTAACCTTCAACAACTTGTTTCTAAATGTTGCTCTTGGCTTTGCATAAAATATCTTCATATTTTTTGTTCTCCCAAATACTCGATTAACTATGTAatattatatttcaaaaatatttaaatatagtttacaaataaatatattattactGTTATTAGTATTCCTAATTGTGATTATCATCTCCAACTATCGTGCACTTGTTCATGTCAAGTCAGATCAGATGAGACCCAATTATAAAACCTATCTTATAAATCATATTTTGTCACGTGTTGTGCCTATGTGGATTTTTCATTCATATACTTTTTTTTCCGATTCATATGAGGATTTTTCACTGCTGCCACTTTCTATATGAAGACTCGTCTCCATCATCGATTTTTCAGCTCAGTAAAGACGAGCATAAATGAAAATTTCAGTTGACTCGACACTCTCTCATGAGTTGATAAAATAGAAAAGAGTAATAGTTGACACCAATTCTTGTACCAATTTTTTTTACACCAACCGATATAACATGATTTTATATCTCATAGAGTAAACCATATTATATGAAGTCAAAGATGTTTGGTCACATCAGTTGGCATATAAAATTGATACAAGAAATTGGTGTTTTTTGGGTCTGAAAAGAAAGCATACCTTGTTCACCTGTGCAAGGATCTCAGCATAAAGCATCCGTACCCAATAATGGTACAACATATCAATGCTGCACTGGTTAATTCTGGCTTATCTTCAACATCTCAAGCTAAAAAAAAGTGAAGACTAATAAGTTAGTACAAATACATAAGCAATAATTAATTGTCCAACAGCCGCTGTACTACATCTGTATCACCAAAACCAATAGAGATTTCATATTAGCTCAGAAAGAATCTAATTTTGTATATAGTAAATGCCCTAATTAATCCATCGCCTTCTAGTTTAATGAGAGATAAAAAATCATAAGAGATGATGAAAAACCAAATTTATACAAATACCTACAGAAAAGAGTGTACCAGAGAGATCAGGGAATTGTAGAAAATGTCCTTCATATACACTGATTACCTTGGGGATCATCATCCCCTATAGCTAGCTTTCTTCAGTGTTCTCTTTTTCGCCTATAATATTGATATTCTTCCGAACCATCCTCATCTGATCCGCTGATCATTTTCCACCGCTCGTTACTTGGTTCAATGTTGTTGCACTTTGATTTGTACTTGGACTTTTTCAAACTTCGCTCGGCTTCTTTTTGTTGCTTCACCTGATCATCGGAAGTGCTTTGTTCCAACTCGGATTCTAAGTAGTGATGTTTATGATTGTGCCTTTTCACATCATGCTCTTTACTCTTTTTATCTAAATCACTTCTGTTTCTAGCATGAGAGTGATGCCGACCAAAATCAGCACTAGAATGCTCTTTTTTTACATCGTGCTTTTTAGAGCTTTTATGATGGTGTTTTTTTCCCTCATCATCATTCCGACTGGTGCTAGAGTGCTCCCTATCCCCACTATGCCTTTTCGAGCTCTTATAATGATGCTTTTCCCCCTCATCTCCATTCCAACTGGAGCTACAGGGCAGATTGTCAACTTCAGAACTTAGTTTCTCTGACCGATGATTCTGCCTCTGATCTCTACCACGAACCAAGGAATGAGTGTTCTTCTGGTGATATTCACCAACTGAGCGGAGGTCATCATCCATGTGATTACAGCGATAATGCTTCCTCTGACAACCTTTTGTAGAGCTGTCGGCAGAGTAGCTCAATATCTTTTCACGAGGTTTATGATCATAGGGTGTTTCTTTGTGACCAACACGACTCAGCTCATCAAAGTCTCCAGTTTGGTTGCCAGTTGGAGACAGCTCTCTGGAGAAGGGTAGTGCATAACATTACATCTTGAAATTCATAACATGTTTCCCAAATCCAAACtaacaaaaaacatatatattcaaCAAACTAAAATAAATTATAAGGATTTCAATACATATGAAAGGGATATTAGAAGGAAAGACCCACTTTTGGTATGGTAAATGATACTCAGTTTCGAAATTAACAAAACGCGTTCATAATTGGATAAATCATAACCATATTTATAAACTAAGTTAAAATTTGATAAACTGGTAAGGTCTATCTTAAACCATGTTAACAAACTAGGTTGATAATTTGATGAAACATGTTTATAATTTGGGAAATAGTCATTTAATATGTCAAAAACCCAAAAGTGAGTCAAATTTTCCTAATAGCCCCCATGGAATTCAACTGTATTTCAAAATATTAGTCATTTAGCACATACGGTACCTGCATTGCATGCATCCAAGAACCACAAATACTTACCTCCTAAAATTATGGTTTGAAAGCATTCGACTCTTTTCATGTTCTTGAAGACCCAAAAACTCAGGATGACTTGCACGATGGTTTTCAATAGTTCCTACTGAAGGTGCTACACCTCCCATCCTCATGCACCTGCTGCAAAATTATTTAAGTGGTCTTATTTCAAAATAAATAGTTATGAGTAACAACTTACAAAAACATTAGTGAACAGATTAGAACCTTACCCAAAAGCAGGCATGGGGTGATACATTGATGACATATAGGTAGGAACAGCAAAAGGGGTAGATGGGAAAAACCTCCCATTAAAAGGTACCATCCCACCATTGCCATAGAGATTTCCATAGGGCCTCACATAAGGCACAGAAGACCCATTCCAGTATGGCATAGAGCTTGGCATAGCCCCCGGAAACATGGCATTTCCTGCAATTTCCAAAATAGGTGAGCATTaacaaatcttcaagtctaaaaTATGAGATATTCAAGCAAGGTATCGACTCGATACCTGTCTGAAGCATAGGACGTGCGCTTATCATAGCAGCTGGGCAATCTCTAATGAAATGGTCTGGTGAACCACAAAAGTAGCATGTTCGGGCACCCTAATATTATCAAGATAGATTTGAATCAGTTTAATGTATAATACACAGATTGATTTCTTTTCTCAGATATCTGGTTTCGCTTAAAATAACAGAAAAAATCATGAAGGTAACTTTGAtgttaagcacataagttgtgaaTCTCGTGACATACAAAGCAGAAACATAAGATAAGcaaataagaaaaatagagagaatatgGATTAAAGAATTTTagaaattatttaaacataacaTCTAGTTGTTGATGTAACTTTTAAGTAAGGTGTAGAAACAAATTGTCAACCCACCTTTTTGTGTTTTGCAGACTCTACAATGCTCTTATGTCCACCTGAAAAGTTATAATTTATTACATCATACAGGAAATGGTTTAAGATTCTATCTGCAGCGCTAAAAATATAGATCCTACCTTCATTATCAATCCagctttctctctttctcttcacCATAGTTTTAGCTGCAGGCACTGTCATAAATAAAATTATACCTTAGAGCTCAAAGACATGAAGTGGAATTGTTCTATATGCCAAATACTggaacaataataaataattcgGAGAGAAAATTCTGAGCAAAAGGTAACACTTGAATGTAGTAATAATGAGAAATTCTAATATATGACAATTAAcaatttcagtaattaataaaCTAAAGCAATCCATAGCATGATACCTTCCTCGAGCACGGGCTGGCTTTCTCCTTGGAAATCATCAAAATCCACCACATCCCCAGGTCCGATTTTATCTATATGCTTCATCTTGCGTAACAAAGGAGGTGATTTCAAAGTATCATTGCTTCCATAACGGTTGTACACATTTATTTTAAATGGTGATTTTGATTTACTAGGGGATTCTACAATTATATGATTTGATCCCCTCCCAGTTTCAGAGGGAGAGTGAGGCAACTCTAATGCTCTTTGGAATACGGACACACCACATGAGACATCTTTGGCTTGAATTCCAGACTCTCCATCTGCATGCCAAGAGTTAAACAGTAAGTTATTATTGTGGTTCCCATTCAGACTTTGACAACACTTGCACTTCAACACGTATAAGAATCTTACCAGGAGCATATCGCTGACACTCGTTGCCTGAATCAGTGGATAAAATTTGAGACTCAAGAAAATGCTCAATTGCTTGCCTAAGAGAAACATTTGGCAAGAGATTTTGTACTCCATATTTGGTAGAAAAACATTTTGGACAACTTTCCTTATCAAGAAGCACTTGATAAATGCCTGAAACCAAACTCAGAAAGATCACAAAGATGACTTTAATTACTCAGCTAGCAATTGTTCACATGCATTTTTCACGGGTTATATAAAACTTCAACAATTCTGCAGTAATCTGTATATTTAAGGACAATGAAAAGAAAGAGGACTGAAATTGTGCAATTAAAAGACAAATGGCATTGAAATACACATACATTTCTGACAAAAACTATGCTGACAGCAAGGAATCATCACTGCTTCCTTAAAAAATAAGTTGCAGATGGAGCATTTAAGCTCTGAAGGCAGATTGGCATCTTGCAAAGCTCGAGCTTTGTTGCTATCCACCCTACCATTTCCAAATGGCTCATATAATCAGTTTCTTAACACAAAAACACAATATGAACAATTtgtattgttattttctaagacCACATAAATATTCAAATAAAATTATCCTACTTTTTCATTTCATTATGAACTTTTGGCTCCAACTTTTTCTGAAATGAATCCCCCTCGTTtccatcattggcaggacctaaAAACAAATTTACAGGTTACTAAATAATGATCTGTACCAGAATAGAGATTTTCAAAAGACAAATAAGAATATAACATACATCCTGGAACAGCATCACTGAGATCGCTTGCATCAAGTTTCTGACACTCTCTCAAAGGAGACTCAGAACATCTGAATGCAAATAAACAGTTTAttagtaaaaagaaaaaagaagtttaGTTGTGTTTGAAATATCAAGTAAAGAATATTCGCAAAACGTGTATATAAGCGTGTGTATACATTGCTGCAGTGCCGAATTTCGGAGGGTCACTATTGATGCAAGCCCTCTTCACATCAAGATTAGAACTAGATAAGGTCGCCTCAACAGGATACAAATCAACCCCAAAGTCATCAAAGTCGAGTGTCTCAACATTCTGTTAAAGtaaaaaatgataacaaaatCAAAAGTGAAGCAAGAAACTTGCACTTTGACAGACATGTTTACTCgaacttgtaaaaaaaatacaaagatcGACACTTATTTATTTCCTTAGACTTAAATTGTTACTGTTTCAGATACTAGAACAGTACTACATTCGTCTGAAATTCCTAAAACAGCTCGAGAATCCCAAGTATTCAAATCGCCATAAAATTGCTAATGGAACCCGAATTCATAGTTCACAGCCTTCATACTAAGTTTGATTCTATTCGAATTCGTGGTACTAGTAATGAAATAAAATGGGTCAAACTTGAACACGGCAAAATAGTATCACATATGTGCAAAAATACCTGTGAATTAGATGGATTGAGCTTCAAGGTTTCTTTCATCCGAAGATTCTCATGTGGATTAGAGAGAGGTCCAGCACTGATAACATTAAAAGCATAAGGCAATCATGAGGAAAAGTAAAATATAAGAAATTAGCTAATGGAGAAAGTTAATCGAATGCCCAAAATCGTACATGTTTGCTTGAACCGATTCCGCAGGCACTCTCTTGATTATCACACTTGAACCATCCGGAATTTGAAAGTTCTCATCAATGTACTCTGCAATTAACCAAAACCCAAATCAAAAACACAAAATTCCTATGAACCAAACTAGGGCTTGGATATGTATTAATACAAAAAcaatcaaaaattaataattgacCTTGACCAGTGAGAGAATCAGATAAAACAAGATCAAAGTCTTGACAAAGATTGAGATTTTTGAAGCGAATAATCTTGGATTTGAGATCGCGCACAGAAATTGAAGGTCGGCCGTCGATATCGACGGTGTCGAAGGTCAAGGAGCTTCTGAATTTGAAGCGGACCGCCATGGATGAAGTCAACAAGAAAATTGGATCATGAAATTTGAGAGAGAgattgaaaataataaattttgggATTGGCTTGGGGAGAAGAGAATGTTTTGAATATTTGAAGTAAATTTCAATTTATGAGAAGATTTTTAAGATATAATTGTGATAATAATAAGcatattattattagttaattaAGGCGGTTAGTAACGGAAACGACACTGTTCCTCTCGTAGTACTGTAAGGCTGCGTTTGGCACCACGAGTTGAAAAGGGTTTAGATATGAGAATTGCTAAGCGACAACACTGATGCCCAACACTACAAAGGAGGTGACCTATTGTTATTGGTGTAATTTAATATCAggttttatatatttaaatttaaaaagtattatagAGTATCGCTAATCAATTATGAGGTGTCACCTCGTATGGTGTTGGGCGTCTTAAAGGgccaaatagcaacactctttAAATATTGGTATTATTGAAATTTTTGGCAAATTTAATGGTATTATTGAAATTTTTGGAAAATTTCATGGTGTTATGgaaatgataattttattttatccaatatatagtaaataaaaaagagaaatttGCAGCAAAGCTTCTCTAATTTTGGGGTTTGTACGCgcatagagtttttttttttcgcAAGAAAAGTATTCAATGTATGTACAGTAGTAATTCCATAATTGTTGAGTCGTTAACCGCATTAGGAGATGACTGGGATGACATGTGCCAACATCTAATTGGACCAtctcataatttaaaataaaaaaatcattttaagatAAAATGAATacaaactattttaaaaaaatcgattaaaaataaataaatgtgttcttctcattcttcttcttctcttattttctctttccCACAAGCAAagcacaattttttttcttcagaaaatAAAAATCCAACCAAATAAAAATTACACATCACAATGTATACAAATCAATATTTTAATCTTCattcaaactcaaaatcaaacaTTAACACACCCAAATTCATacctaataaaaaaaaatagaacccAATATTTGAAGCTGCTGGCAAGCTTCCACGGACCTCTGACGACGTCGTCCTATATCTATCACGATTACAACGACCTAACCTCACCTCGTCGACATTGCAGAAGCCTCGTCGACCTCACAAAAGCCCCGAGCCATGACCTTGCATAAGCCCAAGCCCCATCGACGATGTCGCTCGAGCCCCATTTGTgtagtcagaatctcgtgatccgcaaggagaaagaccaggtaaaaagttgtgcaatctcacaccgcctggggaaggttaagtgtgaagattctaagactgtgtaggtatgagattacatagttgaagatgacttaaatggattgatgggtactacctatgccaacaaaatgcatattcttttcggtagaccatcacttgagaactccaaagttaagcgtgtttgacctggagtagtttcatgatgggtgacctcctaggaagttttcccaggaagcgtacgAGTGAAGACAAAGCatactggaaagacttgtgttggtttgcagggccagtcgccattccaagaagcagccacaGTGACATGGAGCGTTATACCATTCCCGTGCCCAAACTAGTCTTCGACCACTGTGAGTCCCCTCTTCATCTCTCCCTTTCTCACTTGAGATCATagatcttgtttttttttttaattatttttttttgtttgtttaaaaATGAATCTGAAGAAGAAGAACGAGTTAGGATGGTTACGGGCTAGGAtctgaagaagagaagaagaacaaGAATTATACAGACTTGGATTtgaagaataaaagaagaagaacgaagggttgtacaattttttttctaaaaaacggaCTTTAATCTATTTTATTAAAAAGTTGTTTTGCTTTAGTTTagattttgtttagtttttaattatttattaaaattcaaaatcaatttaagtcatttttgtattttaaaatgcATTTGAActatttctattttaaaattatttaaaataatgggATTACCCAATTAAGTAGTGACATGTGTCGTCCTAGTCACTTCTTAACAATGGTTAACGGCTCAATATTGACAAAACTACTATTTTACTAACATTGAATACTTTTCCCCCGAAATAAAAAAGATTGGGACCATACAAACTCCAAACTTTATATAGTTTCGCTacaaatatccctaaaaaaaagttacgagtttgtatctaatttattttcttataatttatTGTTCACAAATCATCAACACAATTATTCTTTTATATTTATTTCTTAGTTAGTCATATCCAATCATACTTTTCAAGCATAgcttttcaaatatatatatatatttatttttattcatatcGTTATACACTATTATGAATAATATTGTTGAACTATAAAGTATTGTTTTCTAATGTTTATTAAAAGTTTAATTAGTGGTTGcggataataaataatatattttcaaGTCTTAACAAATGTAGTGTTTTTTATGATGACATTGTTTTACTTTAACCTTCAACTTGAGGTATATTTTTAAAATCTCTATTCTACTAATTCGGAATTTATTGGGttaatatcattttatgtttgttattgttgttgcttTGTGAGATTAATCAATGAATCTAGTATGtttaaaaaagaacaaaaaaagtgGCATAAATCATGTTAAGTTTgttaaaaaatggcatttttaaaaaaatgaaagaaaggcCCAACTAtagttaattttaatatttttttcatcCTCATAGGTTTATATCCCTCTAAGATTTAAtatgtataaatattttttttacttatatatagtttttttgcCTAAATATTTGAAACATGCATATTACGTATTATTTTTTTAAGATTATGgaaaagaataaaaacaaaaagtaaaaaaagatatgcataaaaaaaaatcatttataaaTATGGTGCCTTTATAAATAGATATATACTAGTTAGATAAGTATTACATTTTGTATAGGCCCCACTTACCACAAGGTTGGCACTAATctatatctattctatataaaaagtgtgtagataacggaaattcttggttttaacagttttttaatttttttcagttaactttaacggaatattcttatatttaacataatattcttatatttaacagtagattataaacatgacttaaacttaaataaataaataattaaacaaattaaaataagatattttagagatattttaccatgataattatttaaaaataataaaatcttatattttatatcttaaataaaatttaatcaaacttaatattatattaaacatataatatataatcatttgttgtcactgccacattaaaaaactagaacaaacataaacttaaacaaaaataaattaattaattaattaaaagaagatattttatgataatttaaataattaaatcgtatttatttaaaaataataaagacatgcatattattattttttattttataaatttgtgtgatagtttgtttttatcaagtgattggagctttttttcttcatcaaattcaccaaaggacattgcgagatatattagaatctaaaaatagttgatgcagaTATATTATTGTCTactgactttttctattcttattttatttctattatcaatttatttttaaatattattctattttatatatatgtcatgtaattatgtaaatatataactATGTCAATGTtatatttagatgtcatatatatatatgtaaaaattattaatataaatatttatatataatatagaactataattcattcgattataaatatatatttaaaaaaaatagtgaaccagattttattaatattatatacaatatttacaattttaaaactaagtatgtggcactctaaaatctcttcaaatcactttttctattttctcatttaatctaattttttattcattttctattttctaaaatatcttaacaattgaaaatatcaatatatatacatattaatttaattaaaaaattattttattatatcattttataattaacattttacaatctaaaaattattttctcatttttattttaataaaaattataatagataaaaatatctacatataataataataataataataaaatctatctatttataatgttaacttttaacaataaaatattcaaatgggtaatcaaccaaattatatgtggttcaaataatctatctttacaattcttattttttaatttttgacaaaacacaaggtccacaagttaatttaaaaaaaaaaattaatggtcaaaattggtaaacaactaaaatacaatgttcaaaatggtgtgaacccttatagaaaacataaattatatatatttatataatttactttttataaataattttaccttttgaataaatatatgatccacaggttaatttttaaaaataaacaatcaaaatgagtaatcggccaaaatatagtgttcaaaaaatagatttatctatttctattttaatattttgacaaaacttgaactacgcaaagcgtataataataataaataaaagtaaatgtacaacaaactttttgaactttgttttcagtactttaaaatttgtcagaatttttaaaaaatctacaggaggttcgctatacaataacagtgaacaccatcatgaaataaaaaattatggtcaagatgtcttcacgtgtctatataaagaacatgttgtacgagtatggtcaaaatgaatcaccaccccacagtctcccaaaaaatattttaaaatatatatgttttaataattacaaaaaactgCGCGGAATgcggttatattttctagttgTAACCTAATTCACATTAATATGATAAATTCTTTTGTCttcaatattcaaattcaaaaattGTTTTTGTGTAATTCTTATCATACACAATATATTGTATAAATCCTATAATCTTACATAATTATCTTTTTTAGATACGAAAGTGATTTTATAACTCTTAAAACTTTAACACcaatgttattatttttattagaaaataatctACGCCTACATATGTGACTAAATGTATAATTTGttagaatatattattatatttattagaaTTACTAAAaattataattctaattaattataattgaagtcaatattgagattaattgatAGATTTTCTCAATAAGGTCAGCATTTAAAGTAGTTACTCAATATTGAGTTACCAAATATTTCATATTCTATTGAATGTTAAATATTCTGATATTAATAATGGCACAGACTTTGATGGAATGTCTCAcctatataaaataaatataggaTTATGATCCCAAAATTCATTGCTCATTCTCATACTCCTTCTAAACAGATAGTGAGAGCTTGGTAGGATCGACCCGTGAGCATTGGGGGCCAAggaaaattttggtatttttacaatatttatatataaaatagtatttttgtaaaattacaAGGCCTTTTGTATAGAAAAAAATAGCATTTTTTAAAATTGAGGCCTTTTTATTTGGGGGCCCTAGGCACAGGCTTGGCCTGCCTATGCCCAGGGCCGGCTTTGGAGCTTGGAAGTCCATTACCCTCTCTAAtacttttttccttttttcttttgcaGGTATAAAACAtttagatcgaggttatcaaatCAATGACTGGAGGTATAATTTATCGATCTCTTTTATTTTATAACAATCATATACAATTTTATTCTGCATATTAGGATTGTTAATGCATCAAGATATAAATtatctaacatttggtatcaaGACTCAAGCTTACATCTCCcttgatattattatatgcaTATATtcggtatatatatttatatgtaatttatatatgcatgttgtcttcatatatacacatacatatatttGTGTATGGTTTCTATATATTGCCCATGAGTTGAAAAATTGTTTCATTATGATTAGAACTATTTTTTTCAATCTAATTAACATTATAGACCttcattttatgttttataatgtatctttgcataaaaattattttatacacCCATGAAAACTTCTGAATTTACGTTCATAGACAcacgataattttttttttattcaaaactATTTTTCAATCTAAATATCATTAGAAACTCTTTAGTGTATGTTTTCTAATGTTTTGATGCATaaaaaaaatgagtttttaaaccTTTGAAAGTCGTTGAAACCTTCTAGAACCCGGTTATAGCCAAAATTAATTTTTGATATTAATGATcaaattttagttattttttatccAAACAAAtgtcatgaatctctttagacaTGTATTTCTGTTTGATTTGTGCTGAAAATTCAAGTTTTCGACGTAAAAAATGACTATTTCCGACCGGGTTTTGGTTTTGGGTTAGTCTGACCCGAGTACAGAAAATTGGGTCAATTCGACCCGGTTGAAGGAAGGAGATGGGgggaaacgacatgtcgttttcctCCTACAACAAAGAAAACGACCCATCATTTGATGAGTCATGTCATTTTCCCCAAggcataatttaaaaaaaagtcTCAATTAAGAAAAATTCCGAAAAAGTAAAagttttgtaaaatattttttggaATTTAATTTTTCCTTAATTTCTACATTATTTGAGGCAATAAAtttaatttgttaaattttgCTTATTTTAATTATGCATATTTTTGGTAATTTATTtgttatttggaaattaattaaaatgtgtaaattttttatttggtATGTTTATtgcatgatttattttatttattaagcatgcaataataataattgtaCTAGTTTGTGTATGTAATTACATTTAatgttttacaattaagttttagtataattataaatt from the Humulus lupulus chromosome X, drHumLupu1.1, whole genome shotgun sequence genome contains:
- the LOC133805390 gene encoding E3 ubiquitin ligase PQT3-like isoform X2, which translates into the protein MAVRFKFRSSLTFDTVDIDGRPSISVRDLKSKIIRFKNLNLCQDFDLVLSDSLTGQEYIDENFQIPDGSSVIIKRVPAESVQANIAGPLSNPHENLRMKETLKLNPSNSQNVETLDFDDFGVDLYPVEATLSSSNLDVKRACINSDPPKFGTAAICSESPLRECQKLDASDLSDAVPGCPANDGNEGDSFQKKLEPKVHNEMKKVDSNKARALQDANLPSELKCSICNLFFKEAVMIPCCQHSFCQKCIYQVLLDKESCPKCFSTKYGVQNLLPNVSLRQAIEHFLESQILSTDSGNECQRYAPDGESGIQAKDVSCGVSVFQRALELPHSPSETGRGSNHIIVESPSKSKSPFKINVYNRYGSNDTLKSPPLLRKMKHIDKIGPGDVVDFDDFQGESQPVLEEVPAAKTMVKRKRESWIDNEGGHKSIVESAKHKKGARTCYFCGSPDHFIRDCPAAMISARPMLQTGNAMFPGAMPSSMPYWNGSSVPYVRPYGNLYGNGGMVPFNGRFFPSTPFAVPTYMSSMYHPMPAFGCMRMGGVAPSVGTIENHRASHPEFLGLQEHEKSRMLSNHNFRRELSPTGNQTGDFDELSRVGHKETPYDHKPREKILSYSADSSTKGCQRKHYRCNHMDDDLRSVGEYHQKNTHSLVRGRDQRQNHRSEKLSSEVDNLPCSSSWNGDEGEKHHYKSSKRHSGDREHSSTSRNDDEGKKHHHKSSKKHDVKKEHSSADFGRHHSHARNRSDLDKKSKEHDVKRHNHKHHYLESELEQSTSDDQVKQQKEAERSLKKSKYKSKCNNIEPSNERWKMISGSDEDGSEEYQYYRRKREH
- the LOC133805390 gene encoding E3 ubiquitin ligase PARAQUAT TOLERANCE 3-like isoform X1 produces the protein MAVRFKFRSSLTFDTVDIDGRPSISVRDLKSKIIRFKNLNLCQDFDLVLSDSLTGQEYIDENFQIPDGSSVIIKRVPAESVQANIAGPLSNPHENLRMKETLKLNPSNSQNVETLDFDDFGVDLYPVEATLSSSNLDVKRACINSDPPKFGTAAICSESPLRECQKLDASDLSDAVPGCPANDGNEGDSFQKKLEPKVHNEMKKVDSNKARALQDANLPSELKCSICNLFFKEAVMIPCCQHSFCQKCIYQVLLDKESCPKCFSTKYGVQNLLPNVSLRQAIEHFLESQILSTDSGNECQRYAPDGESGIQAKDVSCGVSVFQRALELPHSPSETGRGSNHIIVESPSKSKSPFKINVYNRYGSNDTLKSPPLLRKMKHIDKIGPGDVVDFDDFQGESQPVLEEVPAAKTMVKRKRESWIDNEGGHKSIVESAKHKKGARTCYFCGSPDHFIRDCPAAMISARPMLQTGNAMFPGAMPSSMPYWNGSSVPYVRPYGNLYGNGGMVPFNGRFFPSTPFAVPTYMSSMYHPMPAFGRCMRMGGVAPSVGTIENHRASHPEFLGLQEHEKSRMLSNHNFRRELSPTGNQTGDFDELSRVGHKETPYDHKPREKILSYSADSSTKGCQRKHYRCNHMDDDLRSVGEYHQKNTHSLVRGRDQRQNHRSEKLSSEVDNLPCSSSWNGDEGEKHHYKSSKRHSGDREHSSTSRNDDEGKKHHHKSSKKHDVKKEHSSADFGRHHSHARNRSDLDKKSKEHDVKRHNHKHHYLESELEQSTSDDQVKQQKEAERSLKKSKYKSKCNNIEPSNERWKMISGSDEDGSEEYQYYRRKREH